GCGGCGCTGGCGCAGCAGCGCGAGGCCGCGCGCGAGACCGCCCGCCTCACCGACCTGAAGGCCAGCCAGGGTGCCGCCAGCGTGCTCGAGCAGCTGGAGGCGCAGCGCGGCCTCTACGCCGCCGAGCAGGCCTGGCTGCAGGGCCGGCTGGCCGAGCAGACCAGCCGCGTGACCTTGTTCAAGGCCCTGGGGCGCTGAGCGCCGCGCCCGTGGCGGGCGCGAACTGCAGCCGCCAGGCCTGGCGAAAGCCGGCCGGCGGCGGCACGGCCGCAAAGCGCGCGCCATGCGCCGCCGCCACGCGCTCGACGATGCGGTGGCCCAGGCCCAGGCCCAGCGGGGCCGGCGCCGCGGCGGCGGGTGGCTCGGCCGCCGCACCCGCCGCACCCGCCGCGCCCGCCTCGCGCGGGCCATCGCACACCTGCAGCCAGCCCGCGGCCGGGTCGAGTTGCAGCTCTACCAGGGTGCCGGCCGGCGTGTGGGCCAGCGCGTTGTCCACCAGGTTGCGCAGGGCCAAAGCCAGCAGCAGGCCATGCGCCGGCCGCACCCAGGGGCCGGGGCTGGCCAGCGCCAGCTCGTGGCCGCGGGCGCTGGCGGCCGGCACCGCGTCGGCGATCACCTCCTGCGCCAGGGCCTGCAGATCCACCGGCACCGGGGCTTCGCCCAGCGCGGCGCGGTCGGCACGGGCCAGCGCCAGCAGCTCGCCCAGCACCTGGCCGGCGCGCAGCGCCTCGCGCTCCAGCGTGGCCAGGGCCTGCGGCGAGGGCGGCTGGCCCTGCTCGGCCTGTTCGCGCAGCGTGCGGCAGCGCAGCACCAGGGTGGTCAGCGGGGTGCGCAGCTCATGCGCCAGCATGCCGCTGACATCGCGCTCGTGGGCCAGCGCGGCCTGAAAGCGCTGCACCAGCGTCTCCACCGTGGCCGCCACGGCGGCGAATTCGCGTTCGGGGTGCTCGCGCGCCAGGTCGGGCGGCGCCAGCGGGTCGAGCCCGCGCAGCCGCCGCGCCAGCGCGTCCAGCGGCCGCAGGCCGCGGCGCAGCGCCAGCCCCAGCACCACGGTGGCCACCGGCAGCAGCCACAGGCCGGGCAGCGCCATGTGGCCGGCGATGTCCCAGGACAGGTCCTTGCGGTCGTCGGCATGCAGCAACACCATCACCCCGGGCGTGCCGGCGCCGGCCACCCCGGCCGGGTCGGGCGGCGCATGGCGGGTGAAGCTGCGCCAGGCCTCGGGCGGCTGGCCCAGCTGCCGCATCGCAAAGCCGTCGGTGGCCGGCAGCGGTGTGCGCGGCGCCGGGCCCAGCTGCAGCAGCAGCCGGCCCTGGCCGTCCCACAGCTGCACGCTCAGGCGCTGCTGGTACTCGTGCAGCAGCGGCGTCTCGGGCACATCGGCCTGCAGGGCCTGGCGGCCCTGCAGCTGCGGGGCCTGGGCCAGCACCAGCATGGCCACGCTGGCCAGCATGCCATCGGCCAGCTCGTCGGTTTCTTCGCTGCCGGTGCGGTGGCCGATGACCACCGCGCACACCCACAGCACCACCAGCGTGCCCAGCACCCAGGCCAGCAGCTGGCCGAACAGGCTGCGGCCCGGCCTCATGCCGGATCGGCGGGCATGTGGTAGCCCACGCCGCGCACGGTGCGGATCACGTCCTCGCCCAGCTTGCGCCGCAGGTGGTGGATGTGCACCTCGATGGTGTTGCTGTCGGGCCCCTGCTCGAAGGCATACAGCCGCGCCTGCAGCTGCGCCCGTGACAGCAGCTGCGGCCGCTGCTCGGCCAGCGCCAGCAGCAGCGCGAATTCGCGCCCCGACAGCGCCACCGCCTGCCCCTGCCGCGTGACCTGGCGGGTGGATGGATCGATGCTCAGCGCGCCGCATTGCAGGCGCGGGTCGGCGCGGCCGGCACTGCGCCGCCGCAGTGCGCGCATGCGCGCGGCCAGCTCGTCGGGGTCGAAGGGCTTGCCGACATGGTCGTCGGCGCCTTCGTCCAGCGCGGCGATGCGCGAGGCCACGTCGTCGCGCGCCGTCATCACCAGCACCGGCAGTTCGCGCTCGGGCAGGGCCTGGGCCGTGCTGCGCGCCGCGCGCAGGCGGCGCAGCAGCGACAGGCCGTCGCCATCGGGCAGGCCCAGGTCGAGCAGCAGCAGGTCGAAGGGCTCGGCCGTCAGGCAGGCCCAGCCGGCGGCCAGCGTGCCGGCGCAATCCACCGCATGGCCGCGCGCGCCCAGGTGCTCGGCCAGGGCCTGGGCCAGTCCGGTGTCGTCCTCGATCAGCAGCACCCGCATGCGCGGATTGTGGCGCCGGCACCGGGCGCGGCACTTAATGACCGCTTAAGCCGGGCCGCAACACACTGCGCGCCCTATGCCCTTCAGCCCCCCGTCGACCCGCCTTCTGCCAGCCCCGCGCCCGCTGGCCCCCGCCGCCCATCACACCCGTGCCGCAGCGCCTGGCAGCGGCCTGGGCGCCGCGCTCTGGATCGGCGGCCTGCTGCTGCTGGCCACCACGTGGGACCACCTGGGCTGGGACATGGCCCTGGCCCGCTGGGCCGGCGGCCAGGCCGGCTTTGCCGGGCGCGAACACTGGCTGCTCGAAGGCCTGCTGCACCGCGGCGGGCGTGGCCTGGCCTGGGCCGCAGCGCTGGCCCTGTGCCTGGGCGTGTGGTGGCCGTGGGGGCCGCTGCGCCGGCTGGCGCTGTCGCGGCGGCTGCAACTGGCCGGCAGCACGCTGCTGGCGGTGGCGCTGGTGGCGCTGCTCAAGAGTGCCAGCCCGGCGCCGTGCCCCTGGGATCTGGCCGAGTTTGGTGGCCTGGCGCAGGCGGTGTCGCACTGGGACGCCTGGGCCCGGCCCGGTGCCGGCGGCCACTGCTTTCCGGCCGGCCATGCCAGCGCCGGCTTTGCCTTCGTGTCGGGCTGGTTCGTGTTTCGCGAGGCGGCGCCGGCGCTGGCCCGCGCCTGGCTCGGCACGGCGCTGGCTTGCGGCCTGCTGCTGGGCCTGGCCCAGCAGTGGCGTGGCGCGCACTTCATGAGCCACACGCTGTGGGCCGCCGTGCTGTGCGCGGTGGTGGCCTGGCTGTGTGATGGCCTGCACCGGCGCCTGGCCGCCACGGGCCTGGCAACGGCCGTCGCCGGGGCCGACGCCGACGCCGGGGCCGACGCATGAGCACGTTCGGCAGCGCACCAATGTCCGTGCCCGTGCCCGTGCCCGGCGGCCCGGCCCGCGCGGGCTGGCCATGGCCCGCAGCCTCTGCGCTGCGCCGGTCGGTCGGCCACACGCCGCACTGGCGCCAGCGCCCGGTGGCGCTGATGCTGCTGGTCAGCCTGTGGCTGGCCAGCGTGGGCAACCTGCCGCTGTGGCTGGAGCTGGACCGGCTGGGCCTGTTGCAGGGCCGTGGCGGCCCCTGGCTGGGCGCCGGGCTGATGCTGGCGATTGCCGCCGCGCTGATGGCGCTGCAAAGCCTGCTGGCCTGGCGCCACACGCTCAAGGGCACGGCCATCGCGCTGCTGCTGATCGCCGCCGCGGGGGGCTACTTCATGCACACCTACCACGTGGTGATCGACCCCGCGATGATGCTCAACGTGGCGCAGACCGATGTGCACGAGGCCGGCGACCTGATCGGCCCGCGCCTGCTGCTGGCGCTGGCGCTGGCCGGCGGCCTGCCGGCGCTGTGGGTGTGGCGCCAGCCGCTGCACTACCGGCCATGGCCGCGCCGGGCGCTGCACAACCTGGCGCTGCTGCTGGCCGCGCTGCTGCTGCTGCTGGGCGCGGTGCTGGCCAGCTATCAGCCGCTGTCGTCGGCCATGCGCAACCACAAGCATGTGCGCTACCTGATCAATCCGCTGACCACGCTGTTCTCGGGCGCCTGGGTGGCCAGCGCACCGCTGCGCCAGCGCGATGCGCGCCTGCACCCGGTGGGCGAGGACGCGCACCTGGCCGCCAACCCGCCGGCGCCGGCAGGCCCGGGGGCGCTGGGCGCGCTGGGGCTGGCCACGGCCCAGGCCGCCACCGCCTCGCCGGCCGCGGGCCGCAGCCCGCTGGTGGTGCTGGTGCTGGGCGAGACCGCCCGCGCCGCCAACTTCGGCCTCAACGGCTATGCGCGCGACACCACGCCGGCGCTGGCGCGCGAGGGCACGGTGCTCAGCTTCCGGCAGGTGCGCTCGTGCGGCACCAGCACCGCGGCTTCGCTGCCCTGCATGTTCTCGCACCTGGGCCGCGAGGGTTTTGTGGCCGACCCGCGCCGCCACGAGAACGTGCTGGATGTGCTGCAGCGCGCCGGCCTGGCCGTGCTGTGGCTGGACAACCAGGGCGGCTGCAAGGGCGTGTGCGAGCGCGTGCCGCATGCCAGCACCGCCGATGCCCTGCCGACCGGCGTGCCGCCCTACCCGGCGGGCACCTGCGCCGCCGACGGCGAATGCTTCGACACTGCGCTGCTGCACGGCCTGGACGCCCGCCTGGCCGCAGCGCCCGGCGTGCCGGCCGCGCAGTGGCAGGCCAGCCGCGCGCGCGGCACGGTGCTGGTGCTGCACATGATGGGCAGCCACGGCCCGGCGTACTACAAGCGCTCGCCGCCCGAGCTCAAGCGCTTCGGGCCCGAGTGCGCCAGCACCACGCTGCCCGACTGCAGCCGCGAGCAGGTGCTCAACGCCTACGACAACAGCATCGCCGCCACCGACGCGATGCTGGCCGCCACCATCGACTGGCTCAAGCGCCAGTCGGCGCAGCACGACACGGCCCTGGTCTACCTGTCGGACCACGGCGAATCACTGGGCGAAAACGGCCTCTACCTGCACGGTCTGCCCTATGCCATGGCGCCCGATGTGCAAAAGCAGGTGCCCTGGCTGACCTGGCTGAGCCCGGCCTTTGCCGCGCGCCAGCAGCTCGATGCCGCCTGCCTGGCCGCCCGCGCCGACCAGCCGCTGAGCCACGACCACCTGTTTCACTCGCTGCTGGGCCTGGCGGCGGTGCAGACCCGCGCCTACCTGCCGGCCCTGGATGCGTATGCGGCCTGCCGGCGCTGAGCGGGGGCCTGCCGGCGCGGCGCGGCCATTGCCGGCTCAGCGTGCCGGCGCGGCGCTCACTGGAACGCCACCTCGGCAAAGCTGCGCAGCTTGCGGCTGTGCAGCTGATCGAGCCGCTGGCGGCGCAGGATCTCGATGGCCCGCATGCCGATGCGCAGGTGCTGATCCACGCGCTCGCGGTAGAAGGCGTTGGCCATGCCGGGCAGCTTGATCTCGCCGTGCAGCGGCTTGTCGCTCACGCACAGCAAGGTGCCGTAGGGCACGCGAAAGCGAAAGCCGTTGGCGGCCAGCGTGGCGCTTTCCATGTCGAGCGCCACCGCGCGGCTCTGGCTGAAGCGGCGCTCGGGGCCCGGATGCGGCAGCAGCTCCCAGTTGCGGTTGTCTGTTGAGGCCACGGTGCCGGTGCGCAGGATCTTCTTCAGCTCGAAGCCCTCGAGCTGGGTCACGTCGGCCACCGCCTTTTCCAGCGCCAGCTGGATCTCGGCCAGCGCCGGGATCGGCACCCACAGCGGCAGCTCTTCGTCGAGCACATGGTCTTCGCGCACATAGCCGTGGGCCAGCACGTAGTCGCCCAGCTCCTGCGTGTTGCGCAGGCCGGCGCAGTGGCCCAGCATCAGCCAGGTGTGCGGGCGCAGCACGGCAATGTGGTCGGAGATGTTCTTGGCGTTGGCCGGCCCGACGCCGATGTTGACCATGGTGATGCCCGAGTTGTCGGGCCGCACCAGGTGGTAGGCCGGCATCTGTGGCAGGCGCGGCAGCGGCGCGCCCAGCGCGTCTTCGGGCTGCGCGGCCTGGCCGTTGCGGCGGGTGACCACGTTGCCGGGTTCCACGAAGGCGGTGTAGCCATTGCTGTCGGCGGCGTGCTTGGGCCAGTCGCCCAGCAGGCCGCCCTCGCCGGTGGCCTTGGCCATCATCTCGTGGCCCAGGCGCACGAACTCGTCGATGTAGAACTGGTAGTTCGTGAACAGCACGAAGTTCTGGAAGTGCTCGGGCGAGGTGCCGGTGTAGTGGCGCAGGCGCTGCAGCGAGTAGTCCACCCGCGGCGCGGTGAACAGCGCCAGCGGCAGCGGGTCGCGCGGGCCGGGCTCGTGGCTGCCGTTGGCGATGCCGTCGTCCATGGCCGCCAGGTCGGGCAGGTCGAACACGTCGCGCATCAGCGCGCGGCGCTCGGTGCTCATGCTGCCTTCCACGTGGTCGTGCTGCGCGAACGAGAAGTGGATCGGGATCGGCTGCTTGCTCATGCCCACCTCGAGCACGCCGCCGTGGTTTTGCAGCAGCAGCGCGAACTGTTCGCGGTAGTAGCTGGCAAACAGGTCGGGCCGGGTGAGGGTGGTCTCGTAGGTGCCGGGGCCGGCCACGAAGCCGTAGCTCAGGCGCGAGTCGGTGCGGGTGGAGCGCTCGGTGCGGATCCGCACGAACGGGTAGCAGGCGCGGATGCGCTGGCCGTGATCCTTGCCCGCCACAAACTCCTGCAGGCTCTGGCGCAGGTGGGCAATGCCGCTGTCGTAGATCGTCCTGGCATGGGCCAGGGCAGCGTCGGGATCGGTGAAGCTCTGGGTGACGATGAGTGTTGTGCTTGACATGGCGGATTATGTTCGCTGCTCAGCGTGTCAGTTTTCCAGGGTGGCCAGCCGCCCCCTTGGGGGGAGGCGGCGAAGCCGCTTCGGGGGCGCTCATGTCATGCGGGGGCCAGGTGCAGCGCCGACAGAAACTGGCGCAGCTCGGGCGTCTGCGGATCGGCAAACAAGGTCTGCGGCGGCCCCATCTCGTGGATGCGCCCGGCATGCATGAACACCACGCGGTCGGCCACCTTGCGGGCAAAGCCCATCTCGTGGGTCACCATCAGCAGCGTCATGCCATCGTCGGCCAGGGCTTCCACCACGCGCAGCACCTCGCCCACCAGCTCGGGGTCGAGCGCGCTGGTGATTTCGTCGCACAGCAGCACGCTGGGCTGCATGGCCAGCGCCCGCGCAATGGCCACGCGCTGCTGCTGGCCGCCCGAGAGCTGGTCGGGCCAGGCCTCGAACTTCTCGGCCAGGCCCACGCGCCCCAGCAGCGCGCGCGCCTGGGCCTCGCCCTCGGCGCGGCCCTGCTGCCTGACCAGGCCCGGTGCCAGCATCACGTTGCGGCCCACGCTGAGGTGCGGAAACAGGTTGAAGCCCTGGAAGATCATGCCCACGTGCTGGCGCAGCGCGCGCATGGCGGCGGCGTCGCCGTGCCTGAGCGGCTGGCCGTCGACACTGAGCGCACCGTCCTGAAACGCTTCCAGCCCGTTGATGCAGCGCAGCAGCGTGCTCTTGCCCGAGCCGCTCTTGCCGATGATGGCCAGCACCTCGCCGCGCTGCACGCTCAGGTCGATGCCCTTGAGCACCTCGTTGGCGCCGAAGCGCTTGCGCAGGCCGCTGATGCGCACGATGGGTTCGGGGGTGCCGGGGGTGCCGGCGGCAGCGGCGGCAGCGGCGGCAGCGGCGGGCATGGGCTCAGTGGGCACGGCGCAGGTTCCTTTCCAGTCGGCGGC
This portion of the Aquabacterium sp. OR-4 genome encodes:
- a CDS encoding histidine kinase dimerization/phospho-acceptor domain-containing protein; its protein translation is MRPGRSLFGQLLAWVLGTLVVLWVCAVVIGHRTGSEETDELADGMLASVAMLVLAQAPQLQGRQALQADVPETPLLHEYQQRLSVQLWDGQGRLLLQLGPAPRTPLPATDGFAMRQLGQPPEAWRSFTRHAPPDPAGVAGAGTPGVMVLLHADDRKDLSWDIAGHMALPGLWLLPVATVVLGLALRRGLRPLDALARRLRGLDPLAPPDLAREHPEREFAAVAATVETLVQRFQAALAHERDVSGMLAHELRTPLTTLVLRCRTLREQAEQGQPPSPQALATLEREALRAGQVLGELLALARADRAALGEAPVPVDLQALAQEVIADAVPAASARGHELALASPGPWVRPAHGLLLALALRNLVDNALAHTPAGTLVELQLDPAAGWLQVCDGPREAGAAGAAGAAAEPPAAAAPAPLGLGLGHRIVERVAAAHGARFAAVPPPAGFRQAWRLQFAPATGAALSAPGP
- a CDS encoding amino acid ABC transporter ATP-binding protein translates to MPAAAAAAAAAAGTPGTPEPIVRISGLRKRFGANEVLKGIDLSVQRGEVLAIIGKSGSGKSTLLRCINGLEAFQDGALSVDGQPLRHGDAAAMRALRQHVGMIFQGFNLFPHLSVGRNVMLAPGLVRQQGRAEGEAQARALLGRVGLAEKFEAWPDQLSGGQQQRVAIARALAMQPSVLLCDEITSALDPELVGEVLRVVEALADDGMTLLMVTHEMGFARKVADRVVFMHAGRIHEMGPPQTLFADPQTPELRQFLSALHLAPA
- a CDS encoding phosphatase PAP2 family protein, producing MPFSPPSTRLLPAPRPLAPAAHHTRAAAPGSGLGAALWIGGLLLLATTWDHLGWDMALARWAGGQAGFAGREHWLLEGLLHRGGRGLAWAAALALCLGVWWPWGPLRRLALSRRLQLAGSTLLAVALVALLKSASPAPCPWDLAEFGGLAQAVSHWDAWARPGAGGHCFPAGHASAGFAFVSGWFVFREAAPALARAWLGTALACGLLLGLAQQWRGAHFMSHTLWAAVLCAVVAWLCDGLHRRLAATGLATAVAGADADAGADA
- a CDS encoding phosphoethanolamine transferase, with translation MLLVSLWLASVGNLPLWLELDRLGLLQGRGGPWLGAGLMLAIAAALMALQSLLAWRHTLKGTAIALLLIAAAGGYFMHTYHVVIDPAMMLNVAQTDVHEAGDLIGPRLLLALALAGGLPALWVWRQPLHYRPWPRRALHNLALLLAALLLLLGAVLASYQPLSSAMRNHKHVRYLINPLTTLFSGAWVASAPLRQRDARLHPVGEDAHLAANPPAPAGPGALGALGLATAQAATASPAAGRSPLVVLVLGETARAANFGLNGYARDTTPALAREGTVLSFRQVRSCGTSTAASLPCMFSHLGREGFVADPRRHENVLDVLQRAGLAVLWLDNQGGCKGVCERVPHASTADALPTGVPPYPAGTCAADGECFDTALLHGLDARLAAAPGVPAAQWQASRARGTVLVLHMMGSHGPAYYKRSPPELKRFGPECASTTLPDCSREQVLNAYDNSIAATDAMLAATIDWLKRQSAQHDTALVYLSDHGESLGENGLYLHGLPYAMAPDVQKQVPWLTWLSPAFAARQQLDAACLAARADQPLSHDHLFHSLLGLAAVQTRAYLPALDAYAACRR
- a CDS encoding response regulator — translated: MRVLLIEDDTGLAQALAEHLGARGHAVDCAGTLAAGWACLTAEPFDLLLLDLGLPDGDGLSLLRRLRAARSTAQALPERELPVLVMTARDDVASRIAALDEGADDHVGKPFDPDELAARMRALRRRSAGRADPRLQCGALSIDPSTRQVTRQGQAVALSGREFALLLALAEQRPQLLSRAQLQARLYAFEQGPDSNTIEVHIHHLRRKLGEDVIRTVRGVGYHMPADPA
- a CDS encoding AMP nucleosidase; amino-acid sequence: MSSTTLIVTQSFTDPDAALAHARTIYDSGIAHLRQSLQEFVAGKDHGQRIRACYPFVRIRTERSTRTDSRLSYGFVAGPGTYETTLTRPDLFASYYREQFALLLQNHGGVLEVGMSKQPIPIHFSFAQHDHVEGSMSTERRALMRDVFDLPDLAAMDDGIANGSHEPGPRDPLPLALFTAPRVDYSLQRLRHYTGTSPEHFQNFVLFTNYQFYIDEFVRLGHEMMAKATGEGGLLGDWPKHAADSNGYTAFVEPGNVVTRRNGQAAQPEDALGAPLPRLPQMPAYHLVRPDNSGITMVNIGVGPANAKNISDHIAVLRPHTWLMLGHCAGLRNTQELGDYVLAHGYVREDHVLDEELPLWVPIPALAEIQLALEKAVADVTQLEGFELKKILRTGTVASTDNRNWELLPHPGPERRFSQSRAVALDMESATLAANGFRFRVPYGTLLCVSDKPLHGEIKLPGMANAFYRERVDQHLRIGMRAIEILRRQRLDQLHSRKLRSFAEVAFQ